The following are encoded together in the Salvelinus alpinus chromosome 29, SLU_Salpinus.1, whole genome shotgun sequence genome:
- the LOC139559194 gene encoding actin-binding Rho-activating protein-like produces MLSKRESPTLRRKCSDVLELTCSWKEKERNVPTEGEFGDGRTCSVDTEDSRYSESEERALEAESGQGKPGQIDSSKPGQTNRTEPGQTNRTEPGQTNSTEPGQTNNTEAGQTDSSKPGQTDTSKPVKPDSAESSGEAKQRDNDSVSPKGKIESWVRVKIPSISVGRKELDDANRINALSRKYSAVGDLKSRWQNWSSTHTVKQKLNPFSDDFDYEYSMSLRLRKGEEGYGRPKEGTKTAERARRAEQHIHGEIADMCYVIRTMNDPDPDGKTRVTFRELFDRYVRISDKVVGILLRARRHGKVAFKGEMLWQGQDDGVIITLLV; encoded by the exons ATGCTGAGCAAGAGGGAGTCGCCCACACTCCGCAGAAAGTGCTCCGATGTGTTGGAGCTGACCTGCAGCTGGAAGGAGAAGGAGCGGAATGTACCGACAGAGGGAGAATTTGGAGATGGGCGCACCTGTAGCGTGGACACAGAGGATAGTCGGTACTCTGAGTCAGAGGAAAGGGCCCTTGAGGCGGAGAGCGGCCAAGGTAAACCTGGACAGATAGACAGCTCTAAACCAGGACAGACAAACCGCACTGAACCTGGACAGACAAACCGCACTGAACCTGGACAGACAAACAGCACTGAACCTGGACAGACAAACAACACTGaagctggacagacagacagctctaaacctggacagacagacacttcTAAACCTGTAAAGCCAGATAGCGCTGAGTCATCCGGGGAGGCCAAGCAGAGGGACAATGACAGCGTCTCACCGAAAGGGAAAATTGAGTCATGGGTGAGGGTTAAAATACCCTCCATCTCAGT GGGCAGAAAGGAGTTGGATGACGCCAACAGGATCAACGCTCTCTCAAGGAAGTACAGTGCCGTGGGCGATCTGAAGAGCCGCTGGCAGAACTGGTCCTCGACGCACACCGTCAAGCAGAAGCTCAACCCCTTCAGTGATGACTTTGACTATGAATACTCCATGTCCCTACGCCTCCGCAAGGGCGAGGAGGGTTACGGACGTCCCAAAGAAGGCACGAAAACAGCCGAACGGGCCAGGCGAGCCGAGCAACACATCCACGGTGAGATAGCCGACATGTGCTATGTGATCAGGACTATGAACGACCCAGATCCCGACGGGAAGACCCGCGTCACTTTCAGAGAACTGTTTGATAGATACGTACGCATCTCTGACAAGGTGGTGGGGATTCTTCTGAGAGCCAGGAGGCATGGGAAGGTGGCGTTCAAGGGGGAGATGCTGTGGCAAGGGCAGGACGACGGTGTTATCATCACCCTGTTGGTGTGA